One stretch of Deinococcus metalli DNA includes these proteins:
- a CDS encoding glycosyltransferase family 2 protein has translation MAWLTRGSVLCLSMSAVVVSEEREVYMTATRFSTEHPLISVVIPTYNRPELLRERALQSALNQTYPNVEIIVVLDGQDGKTPAMLEAVGPQVTLVALSEQGGVSAARNAGVRHSRGEWIAFLDDDDEWRPDKLWEQAATARRSVHEFPVVFNGYIGRTPAGDRLHPSRPLEDSEPIGDYLMVRRTLKDEECVLVSSLFFAPRALMLNVPFKEGLKSQEDWDWLLRAEQVPGVGFDQVPREKASSLTIYYSGEARPSGSRHLIWEDNLHWAREHWQASRLSDRAFAGFLLFQLAPRASAAGDYRGLAVLGRSLLSARPTALELLRFLKHALLPAPFRRMLRNTVNAVRPTRRL, from the coding sequence ATGGCATGGCTGACGAGGGGCAGTGTCCTGTGCCTTTCCATGTCTGCTGTGGTGGTGTCCGAAGAGCGCGAGGTCTATATGACGGCAACCCGTTTCAGTACAGAACACCCCCTGATTTCTGTGGTCATCCCCACCTACAATCGCCCCGAGCTGCTGCGGGAGCGGGCACTCCAAAGCGCCTTGAACCAGACCTATCCGAATGTCGAGATCATCGTCGTGCTCGACGGCCAAGACGGGAAAACTCCCGCCATGCTGGAGGCAGTCGGCCCGCAGGTCACCCTCGTGGCCCTGTCCGAACAGGGCGGTGTATCGGCCGCCCGCAATGCCGGCGTTCGGCACAGCCGCGGCGAGTGGATCGCCTTTCTGGACGATGATGACGAGTGGCGTCCGGACAAGCTGTGGGAGCAGGCCGCCACGGCGCGGCGTTCCGTTCACGAGTTCCCGGTGGTATTCAACGGGTACATCGGGCGGACCCCCGCCGGCGACCGCCTGCATCCATCCCGTCCCCTGGAGGACAGCGAGCCCATCGGTGACTACCTCATGGTACGCCGGACGCTGAAGGACGAGGAGTGCGTGCTGGTCAGCAGCCTCTTTTTCGCGCCGCGCGCCCTGATGCTGAACGTGCCCTTCAAGGAGGGCCTGAAAAGCCAGGAGGACTGGGACTGGCTCCTGCGGGCCGAACAGGTGCCCGGCGTGGGCTTCGATCAGGTGCCGCGCGAGAAGGCGTCGAGCCTGACGATCTACTACTCGGGAGAAGCGCGGCCCTCCGGCAGCCGACACCTGATCTGGGAAGACAACCTGCACTGGGCCCGCGAGCACTGGCAGGCCTCCCGCCTGTCCGACCGGGCCTTCGCCGGCTTCCTGCTGTTCCAGCTGGCTCCGCGCGCCTCCGCCGCCGGGGACTACCGTGGCCTGGCGGTCCTGGGCCGGTCTCTGCTCTCGGCACGGCCCACGGCGCTGGAACTGCTGCGCTTCCTCAAGCACGCGCTGCTGCCGGCGCCCTTCCGGCGCATGCTCCGCAACACGGTCAATGCGGTTCGGCCGACCCGCCGCCTCTGA
- a CDS encoding EamA family transporter — MNARALLLALMITFIWGVNFIVIKWSVADASPLLVAALRFAVAAVPAVFFVPRPRVPAGLLWSYGLMVGVVQFGLLYLAIQLGMSAGLGSLLMQMQAFFTALLAARFLGERVQPWQVAGITLAFAGMGVIGALSGGDLTALSLGLTLTAALGWAVSNLLVRASGGANMFSLVVWSALIPPLPLTLLAGVTGGWASVGHTLTHSGPGFWAAIVFMGLGNTVLGFGVWAALIQRHGAARVAPLSLLVPVFGLIASAIAYHEAFPPGKALGATLVFTGLILHVFGRRWWPTRAAPAIE; from the coding sequence CTGAACGCCCGCGCGCTGCTGCTCGCCCTGATGATCACGTTCATCTGGGGCGTGAACTTCATCGTGATCAAGTGGAGCGTGGCGGACGCGTCGCCGCTGCTGGTGGCGGCGCTGCGCTTCGCGGTGGCGGCGGTGCCGGCCGTGTTCTTCGTGCCGCGCCCCCGCGTGCCGGCCGGGCTGCTGTGGAGTTACGGGCTGATGGTGGGCGTGGTCCAGTTCGGGCTGCTGTACCTCGCCATCCAGCTCGGCATGAGCGCCGGCCTGGGCTCGCTACTGATGCAGATGCAGGCGTTCTTCACCGCCCTGCTGGCCGCACGCTTCCTGGGCGAACGCGTCCAGCCGTGGCAGGTGGCGGGCATCACGCTGGCCTTCGCCGGCATGGGCGTGATCGGAGCCCTGTCCGGCGGCGACCTGACGGCGCTCAGCCTGGGCCTGACGCTGACGGCCGCGCTCGGCTGGGCGGTCAGCAACCTGCTGGTACGCGCGTCGGGCGGAGCGAACATGTTCTCGCTGGTCGTGTGGAGCGCCCTGATTCCGCCCCTGCCCCTGACGCTGCTGGCCGGCGTGACGGGCGGGTGGGCAAGTGTGGGGCACACCCTGACGCACTCCGGGCCGGGCTTCTGGGCGGCCATCGTGTTCATGGGTCTGGGCAACACCGTGCTGGGATTTGGCGTATGGGCCGCGCTGATTCAGCGGCACGGCGCGGCCCGCGTCGCGCCGCTGTCACTGCTGGTGCCAGTCTTCGGCCTGATCGCCAGCGCCATCGCGTACCACGAGGCCTTTCCACCCGGCAAGGCGCTTGGGGCCACGCTGGTGTTCACGGGCCTGATCCTGCACGTGTTCGGGCGCCGCTGGTGGCCCACGCGGGCCGCGCCAGCCATCGAATAG
- a CDS encoding GDSL-type esterase/lipase family protein, which translates to MKRMLALLTVTLAACAPQFTPRPDATPFTGYVAVGDSITAGFQSAGLTAESQRAAYPHLLGQRAGVDVPMPEIGEPGCPPPVGVKGEANCERTHPEIVSPDVAVPGAKVHDVLVTTDTQVTDPDPQLYDPRLYRAILGAGVTQIDAATARKPKFVTVWIGNNDVLLPTLRGDLTKATPLESFRTDYATVIERLKAAGAQYVVLMTIPDVTRVPALVPVRLLKLTGLVDSSCDGQESYFGTGTLATASKDKPLSCTSPEVLTKDEYLRAQQIVEGYNDAIRTIAASHGAVVFDVNAVLNTLPGRPLIPTASSPFGRTFSLDGVHPSSFAHARFAQALAAFMNEQFGTSINPY; encoded by the coding sequence ATGAAACGAATGCTGGCGCTGCTGACCGTGACCCTCGCTGCCTGTGCACCGCAGTTCACGCCTCGTCCGGACGCGACGCCCTTCACCGGGTACGTGGCCGTCGGAGACAGCATCACGGCCGGGTTCCAGTCCGCCGGCCTCACGGCCGAGTCGCAGCGGGCCGCGTATCCCCACCTGCTCGGGCAGCGGGCGGGCGTGGACGTGCCCATGCCGGAGATCGGTGAGCCCGGCTGCCCCCCGCCGGTCGGGGTGAAGGGTGAGGCCAACTGCGAGCGCACGCACCCGGAGATCGTCTCTCCGGACGTGGCGGTGCCCGGCGCAAAGGTGCACGACGTGCTGGTCACCACCGACACGCAGGTGACGGACCCGGACCCCCAGCTGTACGACCCGCGGCTGTACCGCGCGATCCTGGGGGCCGGGGTCACGCAGATCGACGCGGCCACCGCACGCAAGCCTAAGTTCGTGACCGTGTGGATCGGCAACAACGACGTGCTGCTGCCCACGCTCCGCGGCGACCTGACCAAGGCCACCCCGCTGGAGAGTTTCCGCACGGATTACGCCACGGTCATCGAGCGCCTGAAGGCCGCCGGCGCCCAGTATGTGGTCTTGATGACCATTCCCGACGTCACGCGTGTGCCGGCCCTGGTGCCCGTGCGGCTGCTGAAGTTAACGGGCCTGGTGGACAGCTCGTGCGACGGGCAGGAGAGTTACTTCGGTACAGGCACCCTCGCCACCGCCAGCAAGGACAAGCCGCTGTCGTGCACGTCGCCGGAAGTGCTGACGAAGGACGAATACCTGCGCGCACAGCAGATCGTGGAGGGCTACAACGACGCGATCCGCACCATCGCCGCGTCGCACGGCGCCGTGGTGTTCGACGTGAATGCCGTGCTGAACACGCTGCCGGGCCGGCCGCTGATTCCCACCGCGTCCTCGCCGTTCGGGCGGACGTTCAGTCTCGACGGCGTGCACCCGAGCAGCTTCGCGCACGCGCGCTTCGCCCAGGCGCTGGCCGCCTTCATGAACGAGCAGTTCGGAACCAGCATCAATCCGTACTGA
- the mqnP gene encoding menaquinone biosynthesis prenyltransferase MqnP — translation MVSGGAARVKTFLDLVKFEHTVFALPFAYAGMLLASMQARGTGWPGWHTLIWVTVAMAAARTAAMGANRVIDRAIDARNPRTAGREVPSGKVSPGQAWALVLLSLVVLAVASAQLNPLCLVLMPLAVAFLIGYPYTKRFTWLCHAWLGVTDGAAAAGGWIAVTGHFAPGAWALWAVVIFWMIGLDVIYATMDYAFDVANGIKSIPARFGIPTALRIAAVSHALTFVGLLVVGVVTGASFWYVLAALVMGGILLYEHRIVNPQDLGRVNVAFFDANMWLALTMLVGVIADVTWRTLT, via the coding sequence ATGGTGAGTGGCGGCGCGGCGCGCGTGAAGACCTTTCTGGATCTGGTGAAGTTCGAGCACACGGTGTTCGCGCTGCCGTTCGCGTATGCCGGGATGCTGCTGGCGAGCATGCAGGCGCGCGGCACCGGCTGGCCCGGGTGGCACACCCTGATCTGGGTGACGGTGGCGATGGCGGCGGCGCGCACGGCGGCGATGGGCGCCAATCGCGTGATCGACCGCGCCATCGACGCGCGCAATCCGCGCACGGCGGGGCGGGAGGTGCCGTCCGGCAAGGTCTCGCCGGGGCAGGCGTGGGCGCTGGTCCTCCTGAGTCTGGTCGTGCTGGCGGTCGCGTCAGCACAGCTCAATCCGCTGTGCCTGGTGCTGATGCCGCTGGCCGTGGCGTTCCTGATCGGGTATCCGTACACCAAGCGCTTCACGTGGCTGTGCCACGCGTGGCTGGGCGTGACGGACGGCGCGGCGGCGGCGGGCGGCTGGATCGCGGTGACGGGTCATTTCGCACCGGGCGCGTGGGCGCTGTGGGCGGTGGTGATCTTCTGGATGATCGGCCTGGACGTGATCTACGCGACCATGGATTACGCCTTCGACGTGGCGAACGGCATCAAGAGTATTCCGGCGCGCTTCGGCATTCCCACGGCGCTGCGGATCGCGGCCGTCAGCCACGCGCTGACCTTCGTGGGCCTGCTGGTGGTGGGGGTGGTGACGGGCGCGAGCTTCTGGTACGTCCTGGCGGCGCTGGTGATGGGCGGCATCCTGCTGTACGAGCACCGCATCGTGAATCCGCAGGATCTGGGGCGGGTCAACGTGGCGTTCTTCGACGCGAACATGTGGCTCGCCCTGACCATGCTCGTGGGCGTGATCGCGGACGTGACATGGCGCACCCTGACCTGA
- a CDS encoding adenylate/guanylate cyclase domain-containing protein, giving the protein MTKLLPLPSTAADTRTACLVLVDLVGSTTLAHILTLPAYMAVMTEFVQLMILSFEARGGHVLQHQGDAVLAYWEAEDTDSACCAALEAHDRAARLSLAGMLGINLRLRAGVAVGEVLTGHVGGQRSAYGLPVNYARRLCDAAAVGETLACRRVAEMVLPSVLHDSHAPLALRGFGPVCDAVSLRLRPAPSPILRMKVD; this is encoded by the coding sequence ATGACCAAGCTGCTGCCCCTTCCCAGCACCGCCGCCGACACCCGGACGGCGTGTCTCGTGCTGGTGGATCTGGTCGGCAGCACCACGCTCGCGCACATCCTGACCCTGCCGGCGTACATGGCGGTCATGACCGAGTTCGTGCAGCTCATGATTCTCAGTTTTGAGGCGCGCGGTGGTCACGTGCTCCAGCATCAGGGCGACGCCGTCCTCGCGTACTGGGAGGCCGAGGACACCGACAGCGCGTGCTGCGCGGCGCTCGAGGCGCATGACCGCGCCGCGCGGCTGTCGCTGGCCGGCATGCTGGGCATCAACCTGCGCCTGCGCGCCGGTGTCGCGGTGGGCGAGGTCCTCACCGGCCACGTGGGAGGGCAGCGCAGCGCGTACGGCCTGCCGGTCAATTACGCGCGGCGCCTGTGCGACGCCGCCGCTGTGGGCGAGACGCTGGCGTGCCGCCGCGTGGCGGAGATGGTCCTGCCCAGCGTGCTCCACGACTCGCACGCGCCGCTCGCCCTGAGGGGTTTCGGGCCGGTGTGCGACGCGGTCAGCCTGCGACTGCGGCCTGCGCCGTCGCCGATCCTGCGCATGAAAGTAGATTAA
- a CDS encoding response regulator transcription factor → MERKPLVLVIEDEKDIARFIELELAAEGYATEVAFDGVTGLSKFREVNPDLVILDLMLPVLDGLEVARRIRKTSNTPIIILTAKDGIQDKVEGLDSGADDYLIKPFSIEELLARVRAHLRRVNPAVTGEVRVADLVMNLDGREIFRGGRRVELSAKEFELLELLARNPGKVFSRFEIEEKVWPEYTGGSNVVDVYIGYLRRKLEEGGERRLIHTVRGVGYVLREE, encoded by the coding sequence ATGGAACGCAAGCCCCTGGTACTCGTCATCGAGGACGAGAAAGACATTGCCCGCTTTATCGAGCTGGAACTCGCTGCCGAAGGGTACGCCACCGAGGTCGCCTTCGACGGCGTGACCGGCCTGTCCAAATTCCGTGAAGTCAACCCGGACCTCGTGATCCTCGACCTGATGCTGCCGGTGCTCGACGGCCTGGAGGTCGCGCGGCGCATCCGCAAGACCAGCAACACCCCGATCATCATCCTCACGGCCAAGGACGGCATCCAGGACAAGGTCGAGGGCCTGGATTCCGGCGCCGACGACTACCTCATCAAGCCCTTTTCCATCGAGGAACTGCTCGCCCGGGTGCGTGCCCACCTGCGGCGCGTGAACCCGGCCGTGACCGGCGAGGTGCGCGTCGCGGACCTGGTCATGAACCTCGACGGGCGCGAGATCTTCCGCGGCGGCCGGCGCGTGGAACTGTCCGCCAAGGAGTTCGAGCTGCTGGAGCTGCTCGCCCGCAATCCCGGCAAGGTCTTCTCGCGCTTCGAGATCGAGGAGAAGGTCTGGCCCGAGTACACCGGCGGCAGTAACGTCGTGGACGTGTACATCGGCTACCTGCGCCGCAAGCTGGAGGAGGGGGGCGAGCGCCGCCTGATCCATACCGTGCGCGGCGTCGGCTACGTGCTGCGCGAGGAATAA
- a CDS encoding sensor histidine kinase — protein MTLRWRLTLFYTALLAALLLVVGVTTLYLMRNSLIDALDKDMLETYTRFAATSTTISLNSCDPDAAPNDQGPDAGLTSRYLFSNSNLQVEQLPFYTQQGLMGSLGGANGKATLSTLRYVQEYTRSSLGFDCAFPVKLTDAQLSDLIRSSGGRLYLNYPRRDSINAQPVPIRLLVVLAPVRQATSILPGDEDTVLSLVYVGRSMDDLNTTLTRLRSVILLLFLAGLVTAGTGAYLLAGQALRPLRQVQRAAEKIGGQTLAQRVPEPATGDEVQSLAQALNGMLGRLEASFEAQRRFTSDASHELRTPVTAISGHASYLLRRTSPTGQQQESLNIIQNESERLTNLIASLLELARSDSGALVMQKAPILSTLFLTEIGRELGPLAQAQQTTIRVMGQEVAFEGDPDRLKQVIINLLSNALKAGAKTITLQSQAVLDGQQVRLSVRDDGPGIPPDQLERLFDRFYRLEDSRSRDQGGAGLGLSIARGIVDAHGGRIWLESTVGEGTAAHVQLPVGNIPDLDDEDVP, from the coding sequence ATGACCCTGCGCTGGCGGCTGACCCTCTTCTACACGGCGCTCCTGGCGGCGCTGCTGCTCGTCGTGGGCGTCACCACGCTGTACCTGATGCGCAACAGTCTGATTGACGCGCTCGACAAGGACATGCTGGAGACGTACACGCGTTTTGCCGCCACGTCCACCACCATCTCTCTGAACTCCTGTGATCCGGACGCCGCGCCGAATGACCAGGGACCGGACGCGGGCCTGACGTCACGCTACCTGTTCTCGAACTCGAACCTGCAGGTCGAGCAGTTGCCGTTCTACACCCAGCAGGGCCTGATGGGCTCCCTGGGCGGGGCGAACGGCAAGGCGACGCTGTCCACCCTGCGCTACGTGCAGGAGTACACCCGCAGCTCGCTGGGCTTCGACTGCGCGTTCCCGGTCAAGCTGACGGACGCGCAGCTGAGCGACCTGATCCGGTCCAGCGGCGGCCGCCTGTACCTGAACTACCCCCGCCGCGACTCGATCAACGCCCAGCCTGTACCGATCCGGCTGCTGGTCGTGCTCGCCCCGGTGCGCCAGGCCACCAGCATCCTGCCGGGCGATGAGGACACGGTGCTGAGCCTGGTGTACGTGGGCCGCAGCATGGACGACCTGAACACCACCCTGACCCGGCTGCGCTCGGTGATCCTGCTGCTGTTCCTGGCGGGGCTGGTCACGGCCGGCACGGGCGCGTACCTCCTGGCCGGGCAGGCACTGCGCCCCCTGCGGCAGGTGCAGCGCGCCGCCGAGAAGATCGGCGGGCAGACCCTCGCCCAGCGCGTCCCGGAGCCCGCCACCGGCGACGAGGTGCAGTCGCTGGCGCAGGCCCTGAACGGCATGCTGGGCCGCCTGGAAGCCAGTTTCGAGGCGCAGCGGCGGTTCACCAGCGACGCCAGCCACGAACTGCGCACGCCGGTCACGGCCATCAGCGGGCACGCCAGCTATCTGCTGCGCCGCACCAGCCCGACCGGGCAGCAGCAGGAGAGCCTGAACATCATCCAGAACGAGTCCGAGCGCCTCACCAACCTGATCGCCAGCCTGCTGGAACTGGCGCGCAGCGACTCGGGCGCGCTGGTGATGCAGAAAGCGCCGATCCTGTCCACGCTGTTCCTCACGGAGATCGGGCGGGAACTCGGACCGCTGGCCCAGGCGCAGCAGACGACCATCCGCGTCATGGGGCAGGAGGTGGCCTTCGAGGGCGACCCGGACCGTCTCAAGCAGGTGATCATCAACCTGCTCAGCAACGCCCTGAAGGCCGGCGCGAAGACCATCACGCTGCAGAGCCAGGCGGTGCTGGACGGCCAGCAGGTGCGCCTGAGCGTCCGCGACGACGGACCGGGCATTCCCCCGGACCAGCTTGAGCGCCTCTTCGACCGCTTCTACCGCCTGGAGGACAGCCGCAGCCGCGACCAGGGCGGCGCGGGCCTGGGCCTGAGCATCGCGCGCGGCATCGTGGACGCCCACGGCGGCCGCATCTGGCTGGAGAGCACCGTGGGCGAGGGCACCGCCGCGCACGTGCAGCTCCCGGTGGGGAACATTCCCGATCTGGACGACGAGGACGTGCCGTAG
- the argR gene encoding arginine repressor has product MPAALSKEQRQKRIQDIIARESVSTQGELVARLREDGIQVTQATVSRDINELRLVRVPVGKGRHRYALAHMTGHSNVEGELARLFQNFVHDIDRGENTLVIRTADGHATGVAMLLDRLRRDDIVGTIAGEDTIFVLARTVAEGEALLEEFHELMLG; this is encoded by the coding sequence GTGCCCGCCGCGCTCAGCAAGGAACAGCGTCAGAAACGCATTCAGGACATCATCGCCCGCGAGAGCGTCTCGACGCAGGGCGAACTGGTGGCGCGCCTGCGCGAGGACGGCATTCAGGTCACGCAGGCGACCGTCAGCCGCGACATCAACGAACTGCGGCTGGTTCGCGTCCCGGTCGGCAAGGGCCGGCACCGCTACGCGCTGGCGCACATGACCGGCCACAGCAACGTCGAGGGCGAACTCGCGCGGCTCTTTCAGAACTTCGTGCACGACATCGACCGCGGCGAGAACACCCTGGTCATCCGCACCGCCGACGGCCACGCGACCGGCGTCGCCATGCTCCTTGACCGCCTGCGCCGCGACGACATCGTGGGCACCATCGCCGGCGAGGACACCATCTTCGTCCTGGCCCGCACCGTCGCCGAGGGTGAAGCGCTGCTCGAGGAATTCCACGAACTGATGCTGGGATGA
- a CDS encoding DUF2254 domain-containing protein, whose protein sequence is MRTVLRLRQLTEQFWFIPAVMTVLAVVLAELGVEVEETYGVPYTLHFVYGGGGTGARSVLSAVASSSIGVAGTVFSITIAALSYAAGSMGPRLLDNFTRDRGNQITLGVFIATFAFSLYSLRAVSGTEDVPFVPHYNVTGAMLLALASVAALVYYLAHVTSSINMTRVVNLLRDDLTRTLEGATQEREGDGHPNASPPPETFWESGAVLRAPSGGYLQLLDVEALTRAATRADAAVRLYVRVGDYVFPNSVIARGVPHLPAGVVDALTVGPTRTTGQDLEYSVRQLAEVAARALSPGTNDPVTAIDVIDRFGDALCTLESREWPGGTVYVDGQLRLVRPVTDYAGLLDGMFHMIRQYGKGAPAVVLRVLEVLRNVADCTPDPARQRELRRHADLVREDAAANIENASDRRDVQDRYDAFLGSLREGPADER, encoded by the coding sequence ATGCGGACCGTGCTGCGCCTGCGGCAGCTGACCGAGCAGTTCTGGTTCATTCCGGCCGTCATGACCGTCCTCGCCGTGGTGCTGGCTGAGCTGGGCGTGGAGGTCGAGGAGACGTACGGCGTGCCCTACACCCTGCATTTCGTGTATGGCGGCGGCGGCACGGGGGCGCGCAGCGTGCTGTCGGCCGTGGCGAGCAGTTCCATCGGCGTGGCGGGCACGGTCTTCTCGATCACCATCGCGGCGCTGTCCTACGCGGCCGGCAGCATGGGGCCGAGGCTGCTGGACAACTTCACGCGCGACCGGGGCAACCAGATCACGCTGGGCGTGTTCATCGCCACCTTCGCGTTCTCGCTGTACTCCCTGCGCGCCGTGTCCGGCACCGAGGACGTCCCCTTCGTGCCGCACTACAACGTGACCGGCGCCATGCTGCTCGCGCTGGCGTCGGTCGCCGCGCTGGTGTACTACCTCGCTCACGTGACCTCCAGCATCAACATGACCCGCGTGGTCAACCTGCTGCGCGACGACCTGACGCGCACGCTGGAGGGGGCCACCCAGGAGCGCGAGGGCGACGGCCACCCCAACGCCTCCCCGCCGCCCGAGACCTTCTGGGAGAGCGGCGCGGTACTGCGCGCGCCCAGCGGCGGCTACCTGCAACTGCTGGACGTGGAGGCCCTGACGCGCGCCGCCACCCGCGCAGACGCCGCCGTGCGGCTGTACGTGCGGGTCGGCGATTACGTCTTTCCGAACTCGGTGATCGCGCGTGGCGTGCCGCACCTGCCCGCAGGCGTGGTGGACGCCCTGACCGTGGGCCCCACCCGCACCACCGGGCAGGATCTCGAATACAGCGTGCGGCAGCTCGCCGAGGTCGCCGCACGCGCCCTGAGCCCCGGCACCAACGACCCCGTGACCGCCATCGACGTCATCGACCGCTTCGGAGACGCGCTGTGTACCCTGGAGAGCCGCGAGTGGCCCGGCGGCACCGTGTACGTGGACGGCCAGCTGCGGCTGGTGCGGCCCGTCACCGACTACGCGGGCCTGCTCGACGGCATGTTCCACATGATCCGCCAGTACGGCAAGGGCGCCCCCGCCGTCGTCCTGCGCGTGCTGGAAGTCCTGCGCAATGTCGCCGACTGTACCCCGGACCCGGCGCGCCAGCGCGAACTCCGGCGCCATGCCGACCTCGTGCGGGAGGACGCGGCGGCGAACATTGAGAACGCCAGCGACCGCCGCGACGTGCAGGACCGCTACGACGCCTTCCTGGGCAGCCTGCGCGAGGGGCCCGCAGACGAACGCTGA
- the coaBC gene encoding bifunctional phosphopantothenoylcysteine decarboxylase/phosphopantothenate--cysteine ligase CoaBC, translated as MSDASSPARPVPADVLVIVGGSMAAVKAPSVLRRLRERGVTVRVIATRAALAFITELSLSTAADGPVGTDAQWFEARPDALHLTHAKVDAAVVVGASAELLAGAAGGHAGDLALATLLSVQAPLLWVPAMNEAMWRSPAVQANVARLRGWGHAFLGPEVGAFGTHGEGSGVGRMAEPEDIAARVLDLLRPSPRDLEGRTVVVSAGPTREYLDPVRFISNPSSGKMGFAVAEEARDRGAHVTLVTGPVTLADPPGVTTLRIESALDLRDAVVAAARGADIVVMTAAVADYRAAEQAGEKQAKVAGDVTIHLTPNPDILAQLGAEKGARVLVGFAMETHAGVERAAAKAARKNADFILLNYPTREGTAFGGDDNQVTLVRPDGTHEDWPRVSKREVARRLLDEAVRVRRERVPG; from the coding sequence ATGAGCGACGCGTCTTCCCCTGCCCGGCCGGTGCCCGCTGACGTGCTGGTGATCGTGGGCGGCTCCATGGCGGCCGTGAAGGCCCCGTCGGTGCTGCGCCGCCTGCGCGAGCGCGGCGTGACGGTGCGGGTGATCGCCACGCGCGCCGCGCTGGCCTTCATCACGGAGCTGAGTCTCAGCACCGCCGCCGACGGGCCGGTCGGCACCGACGCGCAGTGGTTCGAGGCCCGCCCCGACGCCCTGCACCTGACCCACGCGAAGGTGGACGCGGCCGTGGTCGTCGGCGCGTCGGCCGAGCTGCTGGCCGGCGCGGCGGGCGGGCACGCCGGCGACCTCGCGCTGGCCACGCTGCTGAGCGTGCAGGCACCGCTGCTGTGGGTGCCCGCCATGAACGAGGCGATGTGGCGCAGTCCGGCCGTGCAGGCGAACGTGGCGCGGCTGCGAGGGTGGGGCCACGCCTTCCTCGGCCCGGAGGTCGGCGCCTTCGGCACGCACGGCGAGGGCTCGGGCGTGGGCAGGATGGCAGAACCCGAGGACATCGCCGCGCGGGTGCTGGACCTGCTGCGCCCCAGCCCGCGCGACCTGGAGGGCCGCACCGTGGTCGTCTCGGCCGGGCCGACCCGCGAGTACCTCGATCCGGTGCGCTTCATCAGCAATCCGTCCAGCGGCAAGATGGGCTTCGCGGTGGCCGAGGAAGCCCGTGACCGCGGCGCCCACGTGACCCTGGTGACCGGCCCCGTGACCCTGGCCGACCCGCCGGGCGTGACCACGCTGCGGATCGAATCGGCCTTGGACCTGCGCGACGCGGTGGTCGCGGCGGCCCGGGGCGCGGACATCGTGGTCATGACGGCTGCCGTGGCGGACTACCGGGCGGCCGAACAGGCCGGCGAGAAGCAGGCCAAGGTCGCCGGCGACGTGACCATTCACCTCACGCCCAATCCGGACATCCTGGCGCAGCTCGGGGCCGAGAAGGGCGCGCGGGTGCTGGTGGGCTTCGCCATGGAGACGCACGCGGGCGTGGAGCGGGCCGCCGCGAAGGCCGCGCGCAAGAACGCCGACTTCATCCTGCTGAACTACCCCACGCGCGAGGGCACGGCCTTCGGCGGCGACGACAACCAGGTCACGCTGGTGCGCCCGGACGGCACCCATGAGGACTGGCCGCGCGTCAGCAAACGCGAGGTCGCCCGCCGGCTGCTGGACGAGGCGGTGCGGGTCCGCCGGGAACGCGTCCCGGGCTGA
- a CDS encoding TetR/AcrR family transcriptional regulator, which translates to MPSPSAPRRLDADTRRAQLLEAAQALFIERGFEGVGMNDVAHALGTSRPTVYAYFTSTEAMLRALLDARLPALWQRLRPLLDTGTGLAALDYAAIFTALLHERDLLLLMHSGGGPTFREERARFLDELAALLAPYRPEHAARHDGALRIVTLLLEAVAVESLRHPGATPGDVDDTLAAFIAGGLAALRRAPA; encoded by the coding sequence ATGCCCTCTCCGTCCGCTCCGCGCCGCCTGGACGCCGATACCCGGCGCGCCCAGCTCCTCGAGGCCGCCCAGGCGCTGTTCATCGAGCGCGGCTTCGAGGGCGTCGGCATGAACGACGTTGCCCATGCGCTCGGCACGTCGCGCCCCACGGTGTACGCCTACTTCACGTCCACGGAGGCGATGCTGCGCGCGCTGCTCGACGCCCGGCTGCCGGCCCTGTGGCAGCGGCTGCGTCCGCTGCTGGACACCGGCACGGGGCTCGCGGCCCTGGACTACGCCGCGATCTTCACGGCCCTGCTGCACGAGCGCGACCTGCTGCTGCTGATGCACTCCGGCGGCGGCCCCACCTTCCGCGAGGAGCGCGCCCGCTTTCTGGACGAACTCGCCGCCCTGCTCGCTCCGTACCGGCCGGAACACGCCGCGCGGCACGACGGAGCGCTCAGGATCGTCACGCTGCTGCTGGAGGCGGTGGCCGTCGAGTCCCTGCGCCACCCCGGCGCCACGCCAGGGGACGTGGACGACACCCTCGCGGCGTTCATCGCGGGCGGGCTCGCGGCCCTGCGGCGCGCTCCCGCGTGA